Proteins from a single region of Platichthys flesus chromosome 16, fPlaFle2.1, whole genome shotgun sequence:
- the sox10 gene encoding transcription factor SOX-10 has translation MSRDEQSLSEQELSPGMSDDSRSLSPGHSSGATGSGDSPLRQQAQLAGLDDASAGCSSVRSEDEDERFPAGIREAVSQVLNCYDWTLVPMPVRVNTGGKSKPHVKRPMNAFMVWAQAARRKLADQHPHLHNAELSKTLGKLWRLLNESDKRPFIEEAERLRKQHKKDYPDYKYQPRRRKNGKLGSGSGSEAEGHSEGEGPHSQSRYKGLHLDVALSGGARSPLADGHHPHAAGHSPPTPPTTPKTEPQSGKAGDGKREVNGNGVSRGTTGPEGGSGAPGSGKPHIDFGNVDIGEMSHEVMANMEPFDVNEFDQYLPPNGHPGVGQSAGGAAAATASPASAYTYGISSALAAASGHSAAWLSKQQPPQQHHHGSSLSSDPSKAQIKSEAGGAGGHFAEAVTAGSHVTYAPLSLPHYSSAFPSLASRAQFAEYADHQASGSYYAHPGQASGLYSAFSYMGPSQRPLYTPISDPASVQQSHSPTHWEQPVYTTLSRP, from the exons ATGTCCAGAGACGAGCAGAGCTTGTCGGAGCAGGAGCTCAGTCCCGGCATGTCGGACGACAGCCGCTCCCTGTCCCCGGGTCACTCCTCCGGGGCCACGGGCAGCGGGGACTCGCCTCTCCGGCAGCAGGCGCAGCTGGCGGGTCTGGACGACGCGTCGGCGGGCTGCTCCTCGGTGAGAtccgaggacgaggacgagcgCTTCCCCGCGGGGATCCGCGAGGCGGTGAGTCAGGTGCTCAACTGCTACGACTGGACCCTCGTGCCCATGCCCGTGCGCGTGAACACCGGAGGCAAGAGCAAGCCGCACGTGAAGAGGCCCATGAACGCGTTCATGGTCTGGGCGCAGGCGGCGCGGAGGAAACTGGCCGATCAACACCCGCACCTGCACAACGCGGAGCTCAGCAAGACCCTGGGGAAGctgtggag ACTCCTCAATGAGAGCGACAAGCGGCCCTTCATcgaggaggcagagaggctgAGGAAGCAGCACAAGAAAGATTACCCTGACTACAAGTACCAGCCCCGGCGCCGCAAGAACGGAAAGCTTGGCTCCGGGTCCGGAAGTGAGGCCGAGGGCCACTCGGAGGGTGAGGGCCCCCACAGCCAATCCCGCTACAAGGGCCTCCACCTGGATGTGGCCCTAAGTGGGGGAGCCCGGTCCCCTCTGGCAGATGGGCACCACCCTCATGCTGCAG GTCACAgtccccccacaccccccaccacccccaagACAGAGCCTCAGTCTGGGAAGGCAGGAGACGGGAAGAGGGAGGTTAATGGGAACGGGGTCTCCCGTGGCACGACAGGACCGGAGGGAGGCTCGGGTGCTCCTGGATCTGGGAAACCACACATTGACTTTGGTAATGTGGACATTGGTGAGATGAGCCACGAGGTCATGGCCAACATGGAGCCGTTTGATGTCAATGAGTTTGACCAGTACCTTCCCCCTAATGGGCACCCGGGGGTGGGGCAGAGTGCTGGGGGGGCTGCAGCTGCAACAGCCTCCCCCGCCTCTGCGTACACCTACGGCATCTCCTCAGCTCTGGCAGCGGCCAGTGGACACTCGGCTGCCTGGCTCTCCAAGCAGCAGCCCCCCCAGCAGCACCACCATGGCTCCAGTCTGAGCTCAGACCCGTCCAAGGCCCAGATTAAGAGTGAGGCTGGAGGAGCCGGGGGCCACTTTGCAGAGGCCGTCACAGCAGGGTCCCATGTGACGTACGCGCCCCTCAGCCTTCCTCACTACAGCTCTGCTTTCCCCTCGCTGGCCTCTAGGGCTCAGTTTGCTGAATATGCTGATCACCAGGCCTCGGGGTCGTACTACGCCCACCCAGGCCAGGCCTCGGGGCTGTACTCCGCCTTCTCTTACATGGGGCCCTCCCAGAGGCCCCTGTACACGCCCATCAGCGACCCAGCCAGCGTGCAGCAGTCGCACAGCCCAACACACTGGGAACAGCCCGTCTACACTACCCTGTCGCGGCCATGA